ACCTCCCTTTTTTAAAAAAAATATGAAAAATGAAATTGATGGTTATCTGGAGAAAAATCCCCTGCTTTTTTCTCTCTCCCCCTCCCCCCCAAAAAAAAGACCGGCCAAGAAAAAGCGGAGAAATTATACCACCATAATGAAAAACTGCAATAAATAATTTCCTGAAAGGTATCACTATAGCTGTTTGAAAACCATCCCAAACAAAGTAATTTTTAAGGCCGTCATTCCTGCGGGAGCTCCGCACTTGATTCGGGGAATCCAGTTTAAATATGTTTATAGTTTTCTGCTTCCGTAGGGACGGAGTCTGGATTACCGCTTGCGCGGGAATAACCCAACGAATAAACGACAAAAGATTGTTTTCAAAGAGCTAACCTGTTACCCTGAAAGAAAATTCCTGATTGTCGAGAATGGATCGCGGTCCGGGTTCTTTTAAAAATTTTCTTTCTTTTTTTTTGACATGGAATTATGATGTAATAAAAAATTGTACGCCACAGAAGGTTTGAGAAACTTGGCCTTACGCCTCTTCATCCTTTTTGGCAAGCCTGAGGGTCATTTTTTTCGAGGACGAGATGGACTACAAAAGCACGCTGAATTTGCCCCAAACCCCTTTCCCCATGAAAGCCAACCTTCCGCAGAAGGAGCCCCAGATTCTAAAAAAATGGGAAGAAGGTCGAGTTTATCAGCAACTGAGGGAAATCGCCAAAGACCGGCCCAAGTATATCCTCCATGACGGCCCCCCTTACGCCAATGGCCACATTCACACCGGCACGGCCTTGAATAAGATCCTCAAAGACTTTATTGTCAAATCCAAAAACATGGCTGGGTTCAACGGAGAATACGTTCCCGGATGGGACTGTCATGGTCTCCCCATCGAGCATCAGGTAGATAAAGAGTTAGGAAGTAAAAAAGCTTCATACTCCATCATCGAGAAAAGAAAGCTCTGCCGGGAATTCGCTTCCAATTTCATAGACATCCAGCGCCAGGAATTTAAACGCCTGGGAGTCATGGGAGAATGGGAAAATCCTTACCTGACGATGAGCTATGACTATGAAGCAACCATCGCCCGCGAATTCGGCCGCTTCGTCGGCAAAGGCTCTGTCTACCGGGGGAAAAAACCAGTTTACTGGTGTGCCTCCTGCGAGACCGCTCTGGCTGAGGCGGAAGTGGGATATGAAGATCATACCTCCCCATCGATTACCGTTAAGTTTGCGGCTACCTCGGATTTCAGCCAGACCTTTCCGACGTTGCGGGGGAAAAAAGTTTTTGTTCTCATATGGACGACGACTCCCTGGACCATCCCAGCGAACCTGGCCATCGCCTTCCATCCGGATTATTTTTATGTTGCCGCTGAAGTAAACGGTGAAGTGTGGATTTTAGCGGAAGCACTCCTCGAACAGGTAATGTCCAAAGCGGGAAAAACCCATTACAAAATCCTGGAAAAATTTCCGGGCAAGGCGGTTGAGGGTCTCAAATGCCGCCATCCCCTGTATGAGCGTGAATCGATCCTCATTTTGGCCAACTATATTACCCTGGACACAGGCACGGGATGTGTGCACACCGCTCCCGGCCACGGACAGGAAGACTACGAATCAGGTTTAAAATATAACCTACCCATCTATTCTCCCGTGGACAATCAAGGGTGTTTTACTTCCGACGTCCAATTTTTCGCCGGAAAGTTTGTCTTTGATGCCAATGAAGCAGTGATCCAAAAACTGGCTGAAGTTGGCGCCCAGATCCATTCTGAGTCTTACGTCCACTCGTATCCCAACTGCTGGCGCTGCAAGAACCCCATCATCTTCCGGGCCACAGAACAATGGTTTATCTCCATGGAAAAAAATGGCCTGCGCCAGAAGGCGTTGGAGGCCATCGATCACGTGACTTGGATCCCCCGGTGGGGGCGGGATCGGATCTACGGCATGATCCAAAATCGTCCGGATTGGTGTATCTCTCGCCAGCGGGCCTGGGGTGTTCCCATCGTGGCTTTTACCTGTTCATCCTGCCATCAACTCCTGGTAGAAGAACGCATCGTCGAGTACGTTTCTGGTTTGTTTGTGAAAGGGGGAGCGGACATCTGGTTCGAACTTCCGGCTAAGGAATTGTTGCCACCGGGAACGCGCTGTCCCCAATGCCAGGGAGAAGAATTCTCCAAAGAAACGGATATCCTGGATGTTTGGTTTGATTCCGGAGTGAGCTATGCCGCCGTTTGCGAGAAGCGCAGAAACTTAAAGTCGCCGGCCGATATGTACCTGGAAGGTAGCGACCAACACCGGGGATGGTTTCACAGTTCCCTCCTGGCCTCGGTGGGAACCCGCGGGCAGGCACCTTACCATTCCGTCCTAACTCACGGGTTTGTGGTGGATGGTGAAGGAAGGAAAATGTCCAAGTCTTTCGGAAATGTCATCGCTCCCGAGGAGGTCATCAATCGTTACGGAGCGGAGATCCTCCGTCTTTGGGTAGCAGCCGAAGATTATCGCGATGACATCCGCATCTCGCAAGAGATTCTTTCGCGGCTCTCTGAGGCTTACCGACGCATCCGCAATACCTGCCGTTTCCTGCTCGGGAACCTCTATGATTTCAACCCCCAGAAGGATGCGGTTCCGGACAGCCAACTTTGGGACCTGGACCGCTGGATTCTTTTGCGCTTACAAAGGTTGATCTCCCGTTTGAGAGAGGCTTATGCCAATTTTGAGTTTCATATCGTCTTCCATTCCCTACACAATTTCTGCGCTGTAGATTTAGGCGCTCTTTACCTGGACATTCTGAAAGACCGCCTCTATACATCCCCTGCTTCCTCCCGGCAACGTCGGGCTGCCCAGACTGCCCTGTTCAAAATCCTGGATGCTCTCGTTCGCCTTATGGCCACGATCCTTTCCTATACTGCCGAAGAAGTTTGGGAACAACTTCCGAAAACCAAGGATCGCCCCGCAAGCGTACATTTTAATCTTTTTCCGGAAGTTGAATCCCAGTACATCGACGGCAAACTCGAAGAACGCTGGGACCTTCTCCTGAAAGTGCGCGCAGAAGTCTCTAAAGCCCTGGAGATTGCCAGAAAGAACAAGTTGATCGGTAATTCCCTGGAAGCGGCTGTCACGCTTAATTCGCCAGAAAAACTCCTTTCCTTTCTGCAAGAGAATGAAGCGCAGCTTAAGGATCTCTTCATTGTCTCCCAGGTAGCCCTCGTCGATGTTCCCCCCGCCGGAGCCCAAAAAAGCACGGAGGTGGAGGGGCTAAACATCCTCATCCGCAGGGCAGCAGGCAAAAAATGCGAACGTTGCTGGGTTTATGATCCGAAGGTGGGAGAAAGTGCCGACCACCCAACAGTCTGTCCCCGCTGCCGGACAGCCCTCTCAGCCATCGGGTCCGGGGGAAAATCTTGAACCCGAAATATCGCCTGACGGTCATCATCGGCAGTATCGTCCTGATTCTTGACCAAGTGACTAAGGTTCTGGTCCATGGCCAGATGGCCCTTTACCAGTCAATCGAGATTGTGCCCAATTTCTTCCACCTCACTTACCTGAGGAACACCGGAGCAGCTTTTGGCTTTTTAGCGGGGAGCCGTTCTCCGCTAAGGATGGCCTTTTTCCTCCTGGTCTCGGCCGTAGCCATCGGGTGTATTTTTTATCTTCTGAAGAATCTTCGGCCGGGCCAGAATACTTTTGCCGCTAGCCTTTCCTTGATTCTCGGTGGGGCAATAGGAAATCTGATCGACCGTTTACGAATGGGTGAGGTCGTCGACTTTCTGGACTTCCATTGGTATACCCTTCACTGGCCTGCTTTTAACGTGGCAGATTCGGCGATTACCATCGGAGTCATTCTGCTTTTCATCCAAATGATCCGCAAAAAATCTTTTGCAAATCCGAAATCGAAATCCGAAATCCGAAATCTTAGCCGATATGTATCCCATTTTAGTAAAAATTGGCGATTTTACTCTCCACACCTACGGCGTTTTGTTGGCCATTGGATTTCTTTTGGCCGTCGTCCTGGCTCTCAAGGAAGCCCGCCGCATCGGCATCGACCCCAATTTGATAATGGACCTGTCGTTTTACATCCTGATTGCCGCCTTATTGGGTTCCCGACTCTTCTACGTGCTCGGAAACTTAGAAGAGTTCCGGGACAACCCTATCGACGCGATCAAATTCTGGCGAGGGGGATTGGTCTTTTACGGTGGGTTGATCTTTGCTTTTTTGACGGGTCTTTGGTATATGCGCCAGCATCATTTGAATTTTCGGCAACTGGCGGACCTGATGACCCCCTCCATCGCCATTGGTCAGGCCTTGGGGAGGCTGGGCTGTTTTTTTGCAGGCTGATGCTACGGATTACCCACGGGGGTCCCGTGGGCCTGTACCTTCAGGGACCAAAACAGCTTAGCCCCGCTTGGCGTCTCCCTGCACCCCACGCAGCTTTATGAATCTGCTGCGATGTTGGCCATTTTCTTCGCCTTAATTTTCATGCGCAGGGCAAATCGTTTTCAGGGGCGTCTCTTTTGGTTTTACCTGCTTTTCTATTCTGCAGCCCGTTTCATCATCGAGTTTTACCGCGCGGATCCCCGCGGCTGGGCAATCGAAGGAGTCCTCTCCACCTCCCAAACCATCGGCATCCCCGCTGCCCTCCTGGCCCTTTTCATGCTCATAAAACGGTGAGTTGGGAGGTGGGAGTGGTACGGGTTTTTCCGCCTACGCCCTACACCCGACACCCTATCCCTTTTCCCCAGGGTATCTTAAACCCTTTCGATCTTAAAGAAAACCGGCCGGGCGCCGTCGCTGCAGCAGGAATAGGTCAATCCTTCTTTCTTGACCCAGGGGTAATTCCCGCCAAAGCGCAGGCCGGTTACCGCCGGATAGATGTCATGCCAGGCCCAGGTACAAAAGCCGGCGGGCATTGCTCCTGACTCGTCCACCCTGAATTCCTGCCCCACTTCCAGCCGGTCGCAGTAAGCGGCCATCTCTTCGGCCAAATCCGGCAAGGGTTTGCCGTATACCTCTTTGGCACTCAGCTTCTGCAACACCGTAATTTTTAGCGGATGCCTTTTAGCCATCTTCTTTTTCCTCCTTTCTCTTCTATGAGGTTCTCAAAATGCCTAAAGTTGAAAATGTGGATTTCCAATTCGATCAAGTCAAAATAAAGAGTTACACCCTACACCCTTCGCCCTATCCTTTCTTCCAATTTACTTTCTTCTGCCGGAGATGATCTTCCAAAATCCCTTCTATGAATTCCGAAAAGTTCACACCCCGATCCATGGCCATTTTGCCCAGGGCCAGCATCATCTTCCCGGGAATTTCCAATGGAACTGTGCGGTAGTTCTGGCGGTGCTTTTTTTCATACCAGGCTTCAATCGCCTGCATCTGGGCCGCTTTTTCTTCGGGCGTTAGCTCCTTTTGAGCATACCATCCGGAAATTTCTTTTTCCTTCATTTTGCGCTCCATTCTTTCCCCCTATCGTCCGCCGGTCTCGGAAGTGGCTTTCCCCATGCGACCATAATAGAAATTGCAGGGCGGGGATCCCTGGTAAAGGGCGGCTGCCGGATTATGTCCGAGGCGGCGGTCTTTCACAATCAGGGTGGTAACCGGTGCTTTCGACATCCGGGTAAACGAGATATCATGACCCAGGCAAAGCCCAACGATTACGTTCAGATCAGTTTTTTCTTCATTCAAAATCAAGGCCTGGGCGATGTTATTACAGATGGTTTCAAAAGTAAACATCCGTACCTTCTCATCTTCGGCAATTCCAATCTCCCCTTTTTCGATGGCTCCCACTTTACAGTTGACTTGTACGGTATCGAACCCGCGGGAGCGAAAAATATGGCTCAACTCCTTGGCTTCCCCGATGCAGCCGATACAGTGGGCAAATCCGATTTTCTTGTATCTCATCATCTTACAGAACATGATCAACTCTTCCACCCGGGTCAATTTCATGTTGATTTCGGTACCCCCGGGAGGCGTCTGGGAAGACATCCCTTCCAGCCGCGCGCCGCTTAATTGCATTTGGCGGTGGAAAGGATCCTTCAAGTAGAGGTCTCTGGCCTTTTTGACTATATCTGGATAATTCTTGGTGGGGCAGTTCGCCGGGCCTTTCAAGATGTCGGCCGGGCCTTTGGGCCAGCAGGCCATCACCGTGCAGGAATCGCAGCTTGGCGGCCGGCGCCTCGTTGGGACCTTCAAGGGCGGAATGTGTTTCGAATACTTGACCTTAACATTTTTTTTACCCATGACACCCTCTTTCCTTCTTGCTGAAGTCTGCTTAGGCTTTTGGCAGGTTTATTTACCCAATATAGAAGAAAATATAACCAAAGGACTTTCTTCTGTCAATTTATTCTTTGGCGATCTTGGAAAAAGTGAAAAAAGGGGCATGATTGGAGGTAAAAAAGGGCGGATCTCGCCTCAGGATGGGTGCGATGGCAGGATGACGCTTGAATTCTTTGTCTAAAAATTGCCGAACTAAATTTCTGTCCCATCCCTGAGGATGAAAAAAATTCATATAAAGAGATAGGTCACCTTCATAAAATCTTTCAGTGGTCAACTCTGAAGCCTCTTGGCTATAAACCGGTAAGTTAAATATGGCGAGGTTTAAGAAACGAATTTGCTCCCCATGTTTCACGGTGAAATCCAGAGTTTTTTGGGCCCCCGTCATTGTTTCCGCGGGGGTACCGAAAAGGAGATAGACGTAAGGGGCAATCCCTGCCCCGGCCAGGCTCTTTAAAGCTCGTGAAGCCATGTCCAGGTTGATCCCCTTCTGCAAGCGGTCGAGGACTCCCTGATCCCCGGACTCCAGCCCGAGCTGGAGCATAACGCATCCTGAATTTTTTAAGGCCCAACAAAAATCCGGATCCATAAGATGGGAGGTGATGCGGGCAAAACCATACCAAGGAACTCCAGGAGGATTCTCGGCGATTTTCTCCATCAGAGTCGGACGGAGGGCATTGTCCAAAAAATGGATCAGCACTGGCTTCATCTTCTTGGTGAGAACATGCAAGTCATAGATCACTTCTTCTACCGGGATAGAAATATGGGGATTCCCTTCGGCTTTTTCGGGACAGAACGAACACCGATTCCAGTAACACCCACTCGCCGAACTGAAAGGAAGAATGATTCCAGGCGCCATATATTCATCCAGGGGAAAGAAATCATAATCCGGCGTACATGGCCGGGCATTAAAATTTTCGGGAATCGCCTTCTGTTTATCCAGGAGAGAAAGTATCGGATATTCTCCCGGCCCGGCTACTATGAAGTCTACAAGACCCTGGAACGGATTTTGCCATTGCGGCTGCCTCATCCAGGAGGTTATTAGTCCCCCCCCTAAAATCACTTTCACTCTTGTAAAATTTTTTTTTAAGAATCCGATCATGGCGAAAGTACATAAGGCTTGGCTTAAATAATTCAGAGAAAATCCGATCATAGGGGAAGCGG
The sequence above is a segment of the Deltaproteobacteria bacterium genome. Coding sequences within it:
- the ileS gene encoding isoleucine--tRNA ligase, with amino-acid sequence MDYKSTLNLPQTPFPMKANLPQKEPQILKKWEEGRVYQQLREIAKDRPKYILHDGPPYANGHIHTGTALNKILKDFIVKSKNMAGFNGEYVPGWDCHGLPIEHQVDKELGSKKASYSIIEKRKLCREFASNFIDIQRQEFKRLGVMGEWENPYLTMSYDYEATIAREFGRFVGKGSVYRGKKPVYWCASCETALAEAEVGYEDHTSPSITVKFAATSDFSQTFPTLRGKKVFVLIWTTTPWTIPANLAIAFHPDYFYVAAEVNGEVWILAEALLEQVMSKAGKTHYKILEKFPGKAVEGLKCRHPLYERESILILANYITLDTGTGCVHTAPGHGQEDYESGLKYNLPIYSPVDNQGCFTSDVQFFAGKFVFDANEAVIQKLAEVGAQIHSESYVHSYPNCWRCKNPIIFRATEQWFISMEKNGLRQKALEAIDHVTWIPRWGRDRIYGMIQNRPDWCISRQRAWGVPIVAFTCSSCHQLLVEERIVEYVSGLFVKGGADIWFELPAKELLPPGTRCPQCQGEEFSKETDILDVWFDSGVSYAAVCEKRRNLKSPADMYLEGSDQHRGWFHSSLLASVGTRGQAPYHSVLTHGFVVDGEGRKMSKSFGNVIAPEEVINRYGAEILRLWVAAEDYRDDIRISQEILSRLSEAYRRIRNTCRFLLGNLYDFNPQKDAVPDSQLWDLDRWILLRLQRLISRLREAYANFEFHIVFHSLHNFCAVDLGALYLDILKDRLYTSPASSRQRRAAQTALFKILDALVRLMATILSYTAEEVWEQLPKTKDRPASVHFNLFPEVESQYIDGKLEERWDLLLKVRAEVSKALEIARKNKLIGNSLEAAVTLNSPEKLLSFLQENEAQLKDLFIVSQVALVDVPPAGAQKSTEVEGLNILIRRAAGKKCERCWVYDPKVGESADHPTVCPRCRTALSAIGSGGKS
- a CDS encoding TIGR04076 family protein — encoded protein: MAKRHPLKITVLQKLSAKEVYGKPLPDLAEEMAAYCDRLEVGQEFRVDESGAMPAGFCTWAWHDIYPAVTGLRFGGNYPWVKKEGLTYSCCSDGARPVFFKIERV
- a CDS encoding DUF1847 domain-containing protein, with amino-acid sequence MGKKNVKVKYSKHIPPLKVPTRRRPPSCDSCTVMACWPKGPADILKGPANCPTKNYPDIVKKARDLYLKDPFHRQMQLSGARLEGMSSQTPPGGTEINMKLTRVEELIMFCKMMRYKKIGFAHCIGCIGEAKELSHIFRSRGFDTVQVNCKVGAIEKGEIGIAEDEKVRMFTFETICNNIAQALILNEEKTDLNVIVGLCLGHDISFTRMSKAPVTTLIVKDRRLGHNPAAALYQGSPPCNFYYGRMGKATSETGGR
- a CDS encoding radical SAM protein yields the protein MRVFNADSTPCEQKNVILVHPPVVKPCEPPAGIAKLYSFLQRWGIKCKIWDANLEGLLGLLHSQEKFSSSSLKASLDPWTRRAWRNLSLNLNSLKNWTPYYDFARYKRAVEDLNRLLAQAAISQNVRLSLANYQHPQLSPTRSIDLIQAAEKPEQNPFYPFFKERMVQVLEEAASPMIGFSLNYLSQALCTFAMIGFLKKNFTRVKVILGGGLITSWMRQPQWQNPFQGLVDFIVAGPGEYPILSLLDKQKAIPENFNARPCTPDYDFFPLDEYMAPGIILPFSSASGCYWNRCSFCPEKAEGNPHISIPVEEVIYDLHVLTKKMKPVLIHFLDNALRPTLMEKIAENPPGVPWYGFARITSHLMDPDFCWALKNSGCVMLQLGLESGDQGVLDRLQKGINLDMASRALKSLAGAGIAPYVYLLFGTPAETMTGAQKTLDFTVKHGEQIRFLNLAIFNLPVYSQEASELTTERFYEGDLSLYMNFFHPQGWDRNLVRQFLDKEFKRHPAIAPILRRDPPFFTSNHAPFFTFSKIAKE